The following are from one region of the Nocardia terpenica genome:
- a CDS encoding Uma2 family endonuclease, giving the protein MSEATLSYHWSRDEFVRAWKAKVFDHRVELIEGEVWPVVIGDWHGEMSFQVAAALRHPTVRVSGATLPSEDSLPDPDCWVRRISAEPVGTVGSDLSIWDPADVLLVVEVSNETVLQDLSKKAKLYSRAGYPVYWVVTHEVVYEHTEPASTGYRVRTEYRPGDRIPLRYADTDLTVSELLDIR; this is encoded by the coding sequence ATGTCAGAGGCCACATTGAGCTACCACTGGTCGCGGGACGAGTTCGTGCGTGCCTGGAAGGCGAAGGTCTTCGACCACAGGGTGGAATTGATCGAGGGGGAGGTCTGGCCGGTGGTGATCGGCGATTGGCACGGGGAGATGTCGTTCCAGGTTGCCGCCGCGCTGCGGCATCCCACCGTGCGTGTGTCGGGGGCGACGCTGCCGAGCGAGGACTCGCTACCGGATCCGGACTGTTGGGTTCGCCGGATCTCGGCCGAACCTGTCGGAACGGTCGGGTCCGACCTGAGCATCTGGGATCCGGCGGATGTGCTGCTCGTCGTGGAGGTTTCCAACGAGACGGTCCTGCAGGACCTGAGCAAGAAGGCAAAACTCTACAGCCGAGCCGGATATCCCGTGTACTGGGTCGTCACCCATGAGGTGGTTTATGAGCACACCGAACCCGCGTCGACTGGATACCGCGTGCGCACCGAATATCGTCCGGGCGATCGGATTCCACTCCGTTATGCCGACACCGATCTCACCGTGAGCGAGCTGCTGGACATCAGGTAG
- the gatB gene encoding Asp-tRNA(Asn)/Glu-tRNA(Gln) amidotransferase subunit GatB yields MTAPTVELMDYADVVDRYEPVLGMEVHVELGTATKMFCGCPTAFGAEPNTQVCPVCLGLPGSLPVVNEKAVEAAIRIGLALNCSITPWGRFARKNYFYPDQPKNYQISQYDEPIAQNGYLEVLLDDGTPFRVEIERAHMEEDTGKSVHVGGATGRIHGASHSLLDYNRAGVPLIEIVTKPVTGAGERAPEVARAYVTALRDLLKALGVSDVKMEQGSLRCDANVSLMPRGATEFGTRTETKNVNSLKSVEVAVRYEMRRQAAVLASGGTIVMETRHFHEADGTTSAGRRKETAEDYRYFPEPDLEPVAPDAAWVDELRGTIPEYPWLRRSRIQGEWSLSDEVFRDLINAGALDPIIATVDAGASVDAARSWWVAYLTEKAKEREVTLEELPITPAQVAEVVALVEAKTINNKVAKQVVDLVLAGEGDPAQVVEAKGLGMVSDDSALQAEVDKALAANPDIADKIRSGKVQAAGKVVGDVMKATRGQADAARVRELVLAACGVSG; encoded by the coding sequence ATGACTGCACCCACGGTGGAACTGATGGACTATGCCGATGTCGTCGACCGGTACGAGCCGGTGCTGGGCATGGAAGTGCACGTCGAGCTGGGGACCGCCACCAAGATGTTCTGCGGATGCCCGACGGCGTTCGGCGCGGAGCCGAACACCCAGGTGTGCCCGGTGTGTCTGGGGCTGCCCGGTTCGCTGCCGGTGGTGAACGAGAAGGCCGTCGAGGCGGCGATCCGGATCGGCCTGGCGCTCAACTGCTCGATCACCCCGTGGGGCCGGTTCGCGCGCAAGAACTACTTCTACCCGGACCAGCCGAAGAACTACCAGATCAGCCAGTACGACGAGCCGATCGCGCAGAACGGCTACCTTGAGGTGCTGCTCGACGACGGCACCCCGTTCCGGGTCGAGATCGAGCGCGCCCACATGGAGGAGGACACCGGCAAGTCGGTGCACGTGGGCGGCGCCACCGGCCGCATCCACGGCGCCAGCCACTCGCTGCTGGACTACAACCGCGCCGGCGTGCCGCTCATCGAGATCGTCACCAAGCCCGTCACCGGTGCGGGTGAGCGCGCGCCGGAGGTGGCCCGTGCCTACGTCACCGCGCTGCGCGACCTGCTGAAGGCGCTCGGCGTCTCGGACGTGAAGATGGAGCAGGGCTCGCTGCGCTGCGACGCGAATGTCTCGCTGATGCCCAGGGGCGCAACCGAATTCGGCACCCGCACCGAGACCAAGAACGTCAACTCGCTCAAGAGCGTCGAGGTCGCGGTCCGCTACGAGATGCGCCGCCAGGCCGCGGTGCTGGCCTCCGGCGGCACCATCGTCATGGAGACCCGCCACTTCCACGAGGCCGACGGCACCACCTCGGCGGGGCGGCGCAAGGAGACCGCGGAAGATTACCGCTACTTCCCCGAGCCCGACCTCGAGCCGGTCGCCCCGGACGCCGCCTGGGTGGACGAGCTGCGCGGCACCATCCCGGAGTATCCGTGGCTGCGCCGCTCCCGCATCCAGGGCGAGTGGAGCCTGTCCGACGAGGTGTTCCGCGACCTGATCAACGCGGGCGCCCTCGATCCGATCATCGCGACCGTCGACGCCGGCGCCTCGGTCGACGCCGCCCGCTCCTGGTGGGTCGCCTACCTGACCGAGAAGGCCAAGGAGCGCGAGGTCACGCTCGAGGAGCTGCCCATCACCCCGGCGCAGGTGGCCGAGGTGGTGGCGCTGGTCGAGGCCAAGACCATCAACAACAAGGTCGCCAAGCAGGTCGTCGACCTGGTCCTCGCCGGTGAGGGCGACCCGGCGCAGGTCGTGGAGGCCAAGGGCCTCGGCATGGTCTCCGACGACTCCGCCCTGCAGGCCGAGGTCGACAAGGCGCTCGCGGCCAACCCCGACATCGCCGACAAGATCCGCTCCGGCAAGGTGCAGGCCGCGGGCAAGGTCGTCGGCGACGTCATGAAGGCCACCCGCGGCCAGGCCGACGCCGCCCGCGTGCGCGAGCTGGTGCTCGCCGCCTGCGGCGTCTCCGGCTAG
- a CDS encoding PQQ-dependent sugar dehydrogenase: MSVVVAGRVALVLAVTAGLVAGCARFDDSASNPFTPAPTLVPEGQQPSNTPPPSTSAAPRPSGPCIDPDPAVVVSCLDTTGGITVLPGGQQALVTERVGGRILKITAVDPSEAPPEPVEIARIGVDATGDGGLTDVTLSPSYPEDGLIYAYITTGSDNRVVRIGADGVPKPILTGIPKGATGNRGAIDFVNANRMVVLTGDTGSPAAAADPNSLAGKLLTVDNPSVNEATPKVVASGLGAAGGVCPDHQDSIWFTDRTAAEDRLQRLAPDGTVTTAWTWPDRPGVGGCAAAVDGVAVAMTGAKALAFAAPDPTTHAITAAPTMVAQNKYGALNAASLDQNGFVWVDTVNKQGQPGPFDDRVVRIPPLKGGSGGSPD; the protein is encoded by the coding sequence ATGAGTGTGGTTGTCGCCGGACGTGTCGCGTTGGTCCTGGCCGTCACCGCCGGTCTGGTGGCCGGCTGTGCGCGCTTCGACGATTCCGCGTCCAACCCGTTCACCCCCGCTCCCACCCTCGTCCCGGAGGGGCAGCAACCGAGCAACACCCCGCCGCCGTCGACCTCGGCCGCGCCGCGCCCGTCCGGGCCGTGCATCGATCCCGATCCCGCGGTGGTGGTCTCCTGCCTGGATACGACGGGCGGCATCACGGTGCTGCCGGGCGGTCAGCAGGCGCTGGTCACCGAGCGGGTCGGCGGCCGGATCCTGAAGATCACCGCGGTCGACCCGAGCGAGGCGCCGCCGGAGCCCGTGGAGATCGCGCGGATCGGCGTGGACGCCACGGGCGACGGCGGGCTCACCGATGTCACCCTCTCGCCCTCCTATCCCGAGGACGGGCTGATCTACGCCTACATCACCACCGGGAGCGACAACCGAGTGGTGCGGATCGGCGCGGACGGTGTCCCGAAGCCGATCCTCACCGGAATTCCCAAGGGCGCCACGGGAAATCGCGGCGCGATCGATTTCGTCAACGCGAACCGGATGGTGGTGCTGACCGGCGACACCGGCAGTCCGGCCGCGGCGGCCGACCCGAATTCGCTGGCGGGCAAGCTGCTCACGGTCGACAACCCGTCGGTGAACGAGGCCACGCCGAAGGTCGTCGCCTCCGGCCTCGGCGCGGCCGGTGGTGTCTGCCCGGATCACCAGGACAGCATCTGGTTCACCGACCGCACCGCCGCCGAGGACCGGCTACAGCGGCTGGCCCCCGACGGGACCGTGACCACCGCGTGGACCTGGCCGGACCGGCCGGGCGTGGGCGGCTGCGCGGCCGCGGTCGACGGTGTGGCGGTGGCGATGACCGGGGCGAAGGCGCTCGCCTTCGCCGCACCCGATCCGACCACCCACGCCATCACCGCCGCGCCGACGATGGTGGCGCAGAACAAGTACGGGGCGCTCAATGCCGCCTCGCTCGACCAGAACGGCTTCGTCTGGGTCGACACCGTCAACAAGCAGGGTCAGCCCGGCCCGTTCGACGATCGGGTGGTGCGGATCCCGCCGCTGAAGGGTGGCTCCGGCGGCAGCCCGGACTAG
- a CDS encoding DoxX family protein gives MTDKPNESSEPTPPRTQPVVSGQAAPSPYDSPTGEIPVVKSGVGENVPRTEDELGLDPEVPGVGERTEPIANRPAEEPTEPVTPAYAFASIPPAPAAGEGGLRRRGDYRRGTLDLGLLALRLVVGLTFLYHGLQKLAGWFHGPGLDQTRAMLEQGGWKHGELSTAMLSVAEVGGGALIVLGLATPLAAGAVLASITDAWLWKQGMAPGFQYKPVELESILAGLAATLILTGPGRLAFDRNRGWATRPMWGSVTALVLALIAATVSWIYLHGGNPFTGIFD, from the coding sequence GTGACCGACAAGCCGAACGAATCATCGGAGCCGACGCCGCCGCGCACGCAGCCCGTCGTCTCCGGTCAGGCGGCGCCGAGCCCCTACGACAGTCCGACCGGCGAGATCCCCGTGGTGAAATCCGGGGTGGGCGAGAATGTTCCGCGCACCGAGGACGAATTAGGTCTCGACCCCGAGGTTCCGGGCGTCGGCGAGCGGACCGAGCCGATCGCGAACCGCCCGGCGGAGGAGCCGACCGAACCGGTCACCCCCGCCTACGCGTTCGCCAGCATCCCGCCCGCCCCCGCCGCGGGCGAGGGCGGGCTCCGTCGCCGCGGCGACTATCGGCGCGGCACACTGGATCTGGGCCTGCTCGCGCTTCGCCTGGTGGTCGGCCTGACCTTCCTCTACCACGGCCTGCAGAAGCTGGCGGGCTGGTTCCACGGTCCGGGCCTGGACCAGACCCGGGCGATGCTGGAGCAGGGCGGCTGGAAGCACGGCGAACTGTCCACCGCCATGCTCTCCGTCGCGGAGGTCGGCGGCGGCGCGCTCATCGTGCTCGGCCTGGCCACCCCGCTGGCGGCGGGCGCGGTGCTCGCCTCCATCACCGACGCGTGGCTGTGGAAACAGGGCATGGCGCCCGGATTCCAGTACAAGCCGGTGGAATTGGAGTCCATCCTCGCGGGCCTGGCCGCCACCCTCATCCTCACCGGCCCCGGCCGCCTGGCCTTCGACCGCAACCGCGGCTGGGCCACCCGCCCGATGTGGGGCTCGGTGACGGCCCTCGTCCTAGCCCTGATAGCGGCCACGGTCAGCTGGATCTACCTCCACGGCGGCAACCCTTTCACCGGCATCTTCGACTGA
- the ilvD gene encoding dihydroxy-acid dehydratase, whose amino-acid sequence MPPLRSRTTTAGRNAAGARALWRATGLTDSDFGKPIVAIANSYTQFVPGHVHLKNVGEIVAEAVRAAGGVAREFHTIAVDDGIAMGHGGMLYSLPSREIIADSVEYMVNAHTADALVCISNCDKITPGMLNAAMRLNIPTVFVSGGPMEAGKAVVVGGVAQAPTDLITAISASASSQVSDEGLTEVERSACPTCGSCSGMFTANSMNCLTEALGLALPGNGSTLATHAARRALFERAGTTVVDIANRWYRDDDASVLPRNVADAKAFRNAMALDVAMGGSTNTVLHTLAAAQEGEVDFTLDTIDEISRRVPCLAKVSPNSDYHMEDVHRAGGIPAILGELRRAGLLETDVTTVHTRTLDEWLDAWDIRSGKASDEALRLFHAAPGGVRTTEPFSTDNRWSSLDTDAESGCIRDIAHAYTVEGGLCVLRGNIAPDGAILKTAGIDEDLFTFEGPAVVVESQEEAVSKILGKQIEPGDVVVVRYEGPSGGPGMQEMLHPTAFLKGAGLGKVCALITDGRFSGGTSGLSIGHISPEAASGGTIGLIENGDRIRVDVHTRALELLVPDEVLAERRAKMEASERPWQPAHRDRPVTTALRAYAALATSADKGAVRRVP is encoded by the coding sequence ATGCCACCGCTTCGTTCCCGAACCACGACCGCCGGACGCAATGCCGCGGGCGCTCGCGCCCTCTGGCGCGCGACCGGGCTCACCGACTCCGATTTCGGCAAACCGATTGTCGCCATTGCGAACTCCTACACGCAGTTCGTGCCGGGGCACGTGCACCTGAAGAACGTCGGCGAGATCGTGGCCGAGGCCGTCCGGGCGGCGGGCGGCGTGGCGCGCGAGTTCCACACCATCGCGGTCGACGACGGCATCGCCATGGGCCACGGCGGCATGCTGTACTCGCTGCCCAGCCGCGAGATCATCGCCGATTCGGTGGAGTACATGGTCAATGCGCACACCGCCGACGCGCTGGTGTGCATCTCCAACTGCGACAAGATCACCCCGGGCATGCTGAACGCCGCGATGCGGCTCAACATCCCGACGGTGTTTGTCTCCGGTGGCCCGATGGAGGCCGGTAAGGCGGTGGTGGTCGGCGGTGTCGCACAGGCCCCGACCGATCTGATCACCGCCATCTCGGCCAGCGCCTCCAGCCAGGTCAGCGACGAGGGCCTCACCGAGGTCGAGCGCAGCGCGTGCCCGACCTGCGGTTCGTGTTCGGGCATGTTCACCGCCAACTCGATGAACTGCCTGACCGAGGCGCTGGGCCTGGCGCTGCCGGGCAACGGCTCCACCCTCGCCACCCACGCCGCGCGCCGGGCGCTGTTCGAGCGGGCCGGGACCACCGTCGTGGACATCGCCAACCGCTGGTACCGCGACGACGATGCGTCGGTGCTGCCGCGAAACGTGGCCGACGCCAAGGCATTCCGCAATGCGATGGCGCTGGACGTGGCCATGGGCGGCTCCACCAACACCGTGCTGCACACCCTCGCCGCCGCGCAGGAGGGCGAGGTCGACTTCACCCTCGACACCATCGACGAGATCTCACGCCGGGTGCCGTGCCTGGCGAAGGTCTCCCCCAACTCCGACTATCACATGGAGGACGTGCACCGGGCGGGCGGCATCCCCGCCATCCTCGGCGAGCTGCGCCGGGCGGGCCTGCTGGAGACCGACGTCACCACCGTGCACACCCGCACCCTCGACGAATGGCTCGACGCCTGGGACATCCGCTCCGGCAAGGCATCCGACGAGGCGCTGCGGCTGTTCCACGCCGCGCCGGGCGGGGTGCGCACCACGGAGCCGTTCTCCACCGACAACCGGTGGTCGTCGCTGGACACCGATGCCGAGTCCGGGTGCATCCGCGATATCGCGCACGCCTACACCGTCGAGGGCGGGCTGTGCGTGCTGCGGGGCAATATCGCCCCGGACGGCGCGATCCTCAAGACCGCCGGTATCGACGAGGACCTGTTCACCTTCGAGGGCCCGGCCGTGGTGGTCGAGTCGCAGGAGGAGGCGGTGTCGAAGATCCTCGGCAAACAGATCGAGCCCGGCGATGTGGTCGTGGTCCGCTACGAGGGTCCCTCCGGCGGGCCGGGCATGCAGGAGATGTTGCACCCCACCGCCTTCCTGAAGGGCGCGGGCCTGGGCAAGGTGTGCGCGCTGATCACCGACGGGCGCTTCTCCGGCGGCACCTCGGGCCTGTCGATCGGACACATCTCGCCCGAGGCGGCCAGCGGCGGCACCATCGGCCTGATCGAGAACGGCGACCGCATCCGCGTGGACGTGCACACCCGCGCCCTCGAATTGCTGGTCCCCGACGAGGTTCTGGCCGAGCGCCGCGCCAAAATGGAAGCGTCCGAACGCCCTTGGCAGCCCGCCCACCGAGACCGACCGGTGACCACGGCCCTGCGAGCATACGCGGCACTGGCAACCTCGGCGGACAAGGGAGCCGTCCGCCGGGTGCCGTAG
- a CDS encoding PH domain-containing protein has translation MIRIPRLGHIGVLILLFCVAFPFFGWPKVLWVLFVIPAAVALWIERSRTTASETGLDLRTAFGSRHLDWAQIKGLRIPKRGFVRAHLADESEVTLPAVSYDRLRDLIAASNGRIPDLFAEPEADKPDAAD, from the coding sequence GTGATCCGCATCCCCCGGCTCGGTCATATCGGCGTGCTCATCCTGTTGTTCTGCGTGGCGTTCCCGTTCTTCGGGTGGCCGAAGGTGCTGTGGGTGCTGTTCGTGATCCCCGCCGCGGTGGCGCTGTGGATCGAGCGCTCCCGCACCACGGCGTCGGAAACCGGGCTCGACCTGCGGACCGCCTTCGGCTCCCGGCACCTGGACTGGGCGCAGATCAAGGGCCTGCGCATCCCGAAGCGGGGATTCGTGCGCGCCCACCTCGCCGACGAGTCCGAGGTGACGCTGCCCGCGGTGAGTTACGACCGGCTGCGGGATCTGATCGCGGCGTCGAACGGGCGCATTCCGGATCTGTTCGCGGAGCCGGAGGCGGACAAGCCCGACGCCGCGGACTGA